In Rhodococcus qingshengii JCM 15477, the sequence ACACCCCGAAACGCAGCAGCGTGCGTGCTCCGACGCGACCGAGCAGGCGAGTGGTGATCATCGCTGCCGTGACCATTCCGGTGGCGTTCACTGCGAACGCGATCGAGAATTGTGACGGACTCAGCCCGAGAACGTTCTGAACGACGAACGGTGACGCGGAGATGTACGCGAACAAGGCGCCGAATCCGAAGACGAATGCGAGCGCATATCCGAGGTAGTGCCGATTGCGGACCACGTATCGCAGATTCGAGATCAGGGCCTTCAATCCGCCGCCGTGGCGTCGCTCGGGCGGAAGTGTCTCGGGAACGAGCAAAACGACACCAGCCACCATTACAGCGCCCGCGACCGCCAGGACCCAGAAGATCCCGCGCCACCCGACGGGGCCGAGAAGTGCGCCGCCGATCAGTGGCGCGACCACGGGAGCGATACCGCCGATGATCATCATGATGCTGAAGAGCTTCGCTGCGTCGTCGCCGCGCGCTCGGTCGGCAATACAAGCGCGGGCAAGAACGATGGCAGCGCCTCCACTCAAGCCCTGGACGAGTCGTGCACCGATGAGAAACTCGATGTTCGGCGCCACCGCGCATGCCGCGCCGCTCAGTGCCGTGATGATTGTCGCGGCCAGCAGTATTCGTCGCCTGCCAAGTCCGTCGGAGATCGGACCGATGATCAGCTGGCCGATTCCGAGGCCTGCCATGAAGGTGGTCAGCGTGAGCTGAACGCTGGCCGCAGTAGTGTCGAGTGCATCCGCCATCAACGGTAGGCCGGGCAGGTACATGTCGATGGACAGTGGAGCGATTGCGGAAATCAGTGCCAGTACGCACAACATCTTCACAGGAATTGCTCGATTCACCGATCAACCCTATCGGCGAGGGAGCTTGCAGTTTCAATCGCGGCGAGCGAGCGTGTGTTCATGACTGACGCATTGCCGGCGAGCTTGAGCGTTCACCTCGATGCGTATGCCGAGCACCTCCGACTGAGCCGAGGCCGGTCGGAACACACGATCCGCGCCTACGTCGGTGACGCGCGGGCATTGCTGACCCATTTCTCCGCGGGTTCGGAGAATGCAGATCTCGACCGCCTCGACCTAAGTGTCATGCGTTCGTGGTTGGCCGCCCAGAATGCCGTAGGAACAGCCCGTACGACGGTAGCTCGACGGGCTTCTTCGGCGCGTGGGTTCACTGCGTGGCTCGCGCAGACCGGACGCATTTCCGTCGACCCGGGCACACGTCTGGCGGCTCCACCCGCTCGCCGGACGCTGCCGACGGTGCTGCGTCAGAGCCAGGCCCTCGACGCAATGGATGCGGCGGAAAGCGGTGCGCAGCAACAAGAGCCGCTCGCCCTGCGAGACCGACTCATCGTGGAATTGTTGTACTCCACCGGAATTCGCGTCGGCGAGTTGTGTGGACTGGACGTCGAGTCGGTCGATGCCGATCGACGATTGCTTCGTGTTCTCGGCAAGGGGAACAAGGAGCGGTCGGTGCCATACGGCCTGCCCGCAGAATCGGCACTGAACGGCTGGCTGGAGCACGGACGACCCGCGCTGTGTTCGGATCGGTCCGGGCGAGCGTTGCTCCTCGGAGTTCGAGGCGGCCGGCTCGATCAGCGTCAGGCGCGTTCGGTGGTCCACGAAACCATGGCTGCAATTCCAGGGGCTCCCGACATGGGTCCGCACGGGCTTCGGCACTCGGCTGCGACACATTTGCTGGAGGGTGGTGCGGACCTTCGTGTGGTCCAAGAACTCCTCGGTCATGCGAGTTTGGCGACCACTCAGCTGTACACGCACGTGTCGGTCGAACGGCTTCGATCCGTCCACGATCAGGCCCATCCGCGCGCCTGATTTGTGGAGCGACGCGAGTTCTCGGCTGGTATTTGGTAGCGTCGCAGCTCAGAAGAGTGAACAATCGGCAAAGTTCGATCGTCGTATCGAGACACTCGATTACATGCGATATCCGGGGGATTCGTGAACCGCCAAGATGTGAAGCACCTGCCGAACAGCGGCCAACCAGCCTGGCTGTCCGAATCGCCGCAACCGGCTCCCGAGCCGGCGCCGACGCCGGAGCCTGTGGCGCGACTGCAAGAGGTCTGGTCCACGCCACCGCCACCGTCGAGCCAACAGCAGGTGACAAACCAGGATCTGGTTGCCGAAGCTTTACTGAAACGCCCGAAACGGACGCCGCGTGGCGGCTGGCGTAGGGGATTGCATCGTGCGACCGGAGGTGTGGTCAATCTGGGGGATTCGACCAACGAACAGCGCAACCGTGCACTGGCCGCCCGAATCGAGCAGCCGATCCGCAACGACTACCGAGTCGCTCTGCTCTCGCTCAAAGGGGGAGTGGGCAAGACGACGGTCACGGTCGGACTCGGTGCGACGTTTGCTTCGCTGCGTGGTGACTGCGTCGTGGCGGTTGACGCCAATCCCGATTTCGGGACCTTGGCACAACGTGTTCCGCTGCAGACCAATTCGACAGTGCGCGATCTGATTGCTGCTAGACCGGACATAAAGAGCTATTCGGACGTTCGAGTGCACACATCCCAGTCGTCGAGTCGTCTCGAGGTGCTGGCGAGTGAGCAGGATCCGGCGATTTCGGAGGCATTCAGCGAGGCCGACTATCGCCAGGTCATCGACATCTTGCAGGTCTACTACAACATCATCCTCACTGATTGCGGTACCGGGATCATGCACTCGGCGATGAACGGCGTTCTCGATCTTGCCAATTCGTTGGTTCTGGTCAGTTCGCCGGCAATCGACGGAGCGCGCAGTGCGGCGGCAACGCTCGATTGGCTTCAGTTGCACGGATACGGCCATCTGGTCGAGCGGACCGTCGTCGTCATCAGCGCCGCCCGACCAGGGTCGAGCGTCATCGACATGGACGCGTTGGTGGACTATTTCATGCGTCGATGCCGCGCCGTCGAGGTCATTCCTTTCGACGAGCATCTCGCGGAGGGGTCGGTGATGGACCTCGAATTGATGCGACCGGCCACCAGACGAGCGTTCATGGAACTGGCAGCGATGGTGGCCGACGACTTCGCGGACGCTGTGGGTCGGCACGCCGTCTCCGAGTGGCACTGATTCTGCGACCGATTTCTGCGACCGATCAGCCTCCTTTCAATGGCTTGAGCCTGAGCGGTTGCGACCGAACCAGTCCGAGTGGATCGAGATACTCGCGTCCTCTGCGCAAGCCCCAGTGCAAACATGCTTCGACAGCGCACCCTTCGTGCCCGGTTTCAAGGGTTCCGATCACTGACCTGGCTGCGACGCGTTCACCTGTGCGAACGACTGCGGTGACGGGTTCGTAGGTCGTGCGTAGGCCGCCGGAATGATCGATCGACACCGTCGGCTTTCCGGCGACCACTCCCGCGAACACCACGATGCCGTCGCCGGCCGCGAGGACGGATTGGCCGGCGCTGCCGCCGAGATCGACCCCGCGATGACCCGGCAGCCAGTTCTCGGCCGGTTTGTCGAAAGCGCGTTCCACGTGCGGCCGAGGAGCGAGCGGCCAGTCGAATCGCGTGTCTGCTGACGCCGTGCCTACGGCGACACAGCAGGAGATCACGGCAAAGACCACGCCTCGTCGAGCTCCGCGCAACATCGTCATTCCTTGATCTTGCGTGGAGTAGCGCACGCTTCAATGCAGATCAGACGGGTAATCCACAAGGTAGCCACCGATCCACAACCGCCGGTTCGGTCTGTTGCTTCCGGGGTGGTTATGGCATCGGGGGACGAGGACGTACACTTGTCGAGCGGTCTGTGCTCGCACAGTCCGACTTCGCGCGCCCGCGCACGTTTTCCGGCCTCGGCTGGTCCTGGTTCTCACGAAACAGGTCCGACGGCCGTGCGGGTGCCAGGGCAGGGATCACCCGATCGCCTGCATCAACCGGATTGAAAGTTTGAGGTACACAGCCATGGCTGTCGTAACCATGAAGCAGATGCTCGATAGTGGAACCCACTTCGGACATCAGACTCGTCGCTGGAACCCGAAGATGAAGCGATTCATCTTGACCGACCGCAACGGCATCTACATCATCGACCTCCAGCAGACGCTGACGTACATCGACAAGGCGTACGAGTTCGTCAAGGAGACCGTTGCCCACGGCGGCACAGTTCTCTTCGTCGGTACCAAGAAGCAGGCGCAGGAGTCCATCGCTTCCGAAGCGACTCGCGTCGGAATGCCCTACGTCAACCAGCGTTGGCTCGGCGGCATGCTCACCAACTTCACCACCGTTCACAAGCGTCTGCTTCGCCTCAAGGAGCTCGAGGCAATGGAGCAGACCGGTGGATTCGAAGGTCGCACCAAGAAGGAAATCCTCATGCTCACGCGTGAGATGACCAAGCTGGATCGCACCCTCGGTGGTATCCGCGACATGGCCAAGGTTCCTTCCGCGGTGTGGATCGTCGACACCAACAAGGAGCACCTGGCAGTTGCCGAGGCTCGCAAGCTGAACATCCCGGTCATCGCGATCCTGGACACCAACTGCGACCCCGACCTCGTCGACTACCCGATCCCGGGCAACGACGACGCCATCCGTTCCGCAGCACTGCTGACCAAGGTTGTCGCTTCCGCGGTTGCCGAAGGTGTGCAGGCACGTGCAGGACTGAGCGCCGACAAGGACGCGAAGCCCGAAGCCGGCGCAGGCGAGCCCCTCGCCGAGTGGGAGCAGGAACTGCTCTCGCAGGCAGCTCCGGCCGCAGAGGCTGAGGCAGCTCCGGCTGCAGAGGCTGAGGCAGCCCCCGCCGCAGAGGCACCGGCCACCGAGGCCTGATTCGTTGAAACCGGCCCTGACCAAGAGTTCTTTTGGTCAGGGCCGTTTCACCGTTAGGCCCGAGCACCACCGTCAGGCCGTGCTTCACCGTTAGGCCGTGCTTCACCGTTAGTCCTAGGTCCGAAACAGACACATGAGGAGGCTCGCTAATCATGGCGAACTACACCGCCGCTGACGTCAAGCGGCTCCGTGAGCTCACCGGCTCCGGAATGATGGCATGTAAGAACGCACTCGCAGATGCAGACGGCGATTTCGACAAGGCCGTCGAGCAGCTGCGCATCAAGGGCGCGAAGGATGTCGGAAAGCGCGCAGAGCGCACCACCGCTGAGGGTCTCGTCGTCGCCAAGGACGGCGTCATGATCGAGATCAACTGCGAGACCGACTTCGTGGCCAAGAACGACGAGTTCATCAAGCTGGCCGACGAGATCGTGACCGTCGCTGCTGCTGGTAAGCCTGCTGACCTCGACGCTCTCAAGGCGCTCGAGCTCGACGGCAAGACCATCGACACCGTCATTGCGGAGCAGTCCGCGAAGATCGGTGAGAAGCTCGAACTGAGCCGCGTCGCTTCCTTCGACGGCCCCGTTGCCGTTTACCTGCACAAGCGCAGCTCCGACTTGCCGCCCGCTGTCGGCGTTCTCGTCGAGTACACCGGTGAAGGCGATGCTGCTGCTGAGGCCGCTCGCGGCGCTGCAATGCAGGTCGCAGCACTCAAGGCGAAGTACGTCACGCGTGACGAGGTTCCCGAGGAGATCGTCGCTTCCGAGCGTCACATCGCCGAAGAGACCGCCCGCGCAGAAGGCAAGCCCGAGCAGGCACTGCCGAAGATCATCGAAGGCCGCGTCAACGGTTACTTCAAGGACGTCGTTCTGACCGAGCAGTCTTCGGTCACGGACTCCAAGAAGACCGTCAAGGCGATCCTCGACGATGCAGGCGTGACCATCAAGCGCTTCGTGCGTTTCGAGGTCGGCGCCTCCGCTTAATTCGGAGCCCGCACACATGGACCCCGCCTGAAGAGCATTTGCTCTACCGGCGGGGTCTACGTGTACCTGGGGCCTCCGATGAGGCAGGATGAGAGTGCCTCGGGACGAGTCCCGGGGGCTTTCCTATGCCGCGGTGTCCGATTCGGCGGCAGAAGAAGAATGAAGGACCTACAAGGTCTTGTATCGAACTGAGGAGAACAATGTCCGAACCAGCCAACGAACGTCCAGGATTCAAGCGGGTCCTGCTCAAACTCGGCGGCGAAATGTTCGGAGGCGGCAAAGTCGGTCTCGATCCCGACGTGGTCACCAAGGTGGCTGAGCAGATCGCAGAGGTCGTTCGATCGGGCGTACAGGTTGCAGTGGTCATCGGCGGCGGAAACTTCTTCCGCGGAGCGGAACTGCAGCAGCGTGGCCTCGATCGCGCGCGCTCCGACTACATGGGCATGCTAGGCACCGTCATGAACTGCCTCGCTCTGCAGGATTTCCTGGAGAAGGCGGGCGTCGATTCTCGCGTGCAGACGGCCATCACCATGGGCCAGGTCGCCGAGCCGTACCTCCCCCTTCGCGCACGCAGGCACCTCGAGAAGGGGCGCGTAGTCATCTTCGGTGCCGGGATGGGTATGCCCTACTTCTCGACTGACACCACTGCTGCGCAGCGCGCGCTGGAGATCGGTGCCGAGGTAGTGCTGATGGCCAAGGCTGTCGACGGCGTCTACTCGGCCGACCCGCGTCTCGACCCGGACGCGACGATGTACGAACAGATCACGCACCGTGAGGTCATCGAACGTGAGCTCAAGGTCGCGGACGCGACGGCATTCAGCCTGTGCATGGACAACTCGATGCCGATGATGGTGTTCAACCTCCTCACCGAAGGAAACATCGCTCGCGCGGTGTCCGGTGAGAAGATCGGCACCCTGATCAAGTCGTGAGTGACACCCAAAAAATGATGCAGAACAACATGGAGGAACAGCCGTGATCGATGAAGCGCTCTTCGAGGCAGAAGAGAAGATGGAAAAGGCTGTCACGGTAGCCAAGGACGATCTCGGCTCGGTTCGCACCGGACGCGCGAACCCCGGTATGTTCTCGCGCATCGTGATCGACTACTACGGTTCGATCACGCCGATCACGCAGCTCGCGAGCATCAACGTCCCCGAGGCCCGCATGGTCATCGTCAAGCCGTACGAGGCCTCGCAGCTCAACGCGATCGAGACGGCGATCCGCAACTCGGATCTCGGGGTGAACCCGTCCAACGACGGCAGCATCATCCGCATTTCGGTTCCGCAGCTCACGGAAGAGCGTCGACGTGAACTGGTGAAGCAGGCCAAGTCCAAGGGCGAGGATTCCAAGGTCACGCTGCGCAACATCCGCCGCAAGGCGATGGACGAACTCGGCCGGATCCAGAAGGACGGTGAAGCCGGCGAGGACGAGGTCGGTCGCGCAGAGAAAGAACTCGACAAGACCACGGCGAAGTACGTGCACACGGTCGAGGAACTCGTCAAGCACAAGGAAGCAGAGTTGATGGAGGTATAGCCTCCTCATTTGCAGTGTTTGTCGTCGGGAGTAGATCAGGGAGTTTGGGTGCACGCACAAGAGGGAACCGCCGGTGGTCCCGTCACGGACGGGCCTACGGGCGGCGCTGAGGGCGCGCAACCGCCGAAGTCGAAGGCGGGCAGGAACCTACCTGCCGCCATCGGCGTCGGAGCTGGCCTCGGCGCCTTGGTCATCGGCACTTTGATCTTCCTGCCCCCCGGATGGATCGCCGTCGTTGCGATCGCGATGTTCATCGCGACGTGGGAGGTCACCACGCGGCTTCGTGAAGCCGACATCGAGGTGCCGCGAATTCCGCTTCTCGTCGGCGGGCAAGCCACGATCTGGCTCGGCTGGCCGTGGGGACCGGTCGGGGTGCTCAGCGGATTCACCGCGACCGTCCTGGTATGCATGGTGTGGCGGTTGTTCGACCACGGCCTCAAGGCGACCCCGAAGAACTTCCTGAGAGACACCTCCATCACGGTGTTCGTTCTGGCGTGGATCCCGCTGTTGGCGTCATTCGGTGCGTTGATGGTGCTCGAAGACGACGGCCCCGGTCGCGTCTTCGTCTTGATGATCGGTGTCGTGTGCTCCGACATCGGCGGCTACGCGGCTGGAGTGCTGTTCGGGAAGCACCCGATGGTGCCGGCTGTGAGCCCGAAGAAGTCCTGGGAAGGATTCGTCGGCTCCCTCATTTTCTGCGTCATCGGCAGTCTGCTTTCGGTGACGTTGATCCTCGACGCGAATTCGATGATCGGCGTCCTGCTCGGTGTCGTCCTGGTGGTAGTCGCGACGGTCGGCGACCTGATCGAATCGCAGATCAAGCGTGAACTCGGCATCAAGGACATGGGAACCTTGCTTCCCGGCCACGGCGGAATCATGGACCGCCTGGATTCACTCCTGCCTTCGGCATTTGTCACCTGGCTGATTCTGTACGCACTCGTCTGATTTCTCGTGCGTGATTTCTTCTCCGGCCGATCCAAGCCCATTCCCAGTCCGAACATCTGGCATTGGCCGGACGTCTACGAGGTCGAGAACCGCGCGCAGGACGTCGACGGTTCCCTCTGGGCCGCGATGGGAGCCCAGGTCGACTGGTCTGGACGCGATGTCGTCGATGTCGGCTGTGGGGCAGGGTTCCATCTACCGGAGTTCGCTCGTACCGCGCGTCGTGTTGTCGGAGTGGAGCCGCACGCACCGCTGGTGAAGGCCGCGCGGGAACGAACCTGCGATTCGGCGTCGATCGACGTAGTCCAGGGTTCAGCAGAGTCCACGGGTCTGGTGGATGCTTCAGTCGATCTCGTTCATGCCCGTACGGCGTACTTTTTCGGCAAAGGCTGCGGCCCGGGAATTCGTGAAGCCATGCGGATCCTGAGGCCAGGGGGAGCCCTGCTGATCGTGGATCTCGATGTGAGCGCCGGCCCGTACGGGGAGTGGATGAGGGCGGATCTGCCCAAATACGATCCCGCGGCGGTCGAAGGATTCTTCGAGGCTCAAGGGTTCTCGCTCACGCGTGTCGACGCCCGGTGGGAGTTCGAGAATCGAGACGATATGCGGCGGGTACTCGGAATCGAGTTCACCGAGAAGACTGCCGAGCGTGCGTTCTCGCAAGTGACAGGGCTTGCCTTCTCGGTGCGATACCGGATCCATGTTCGGTCCAAACCACGATCACTCGAACTTGCGTGAAGGCGGGCTCAAAAGACGAACGTCAGGCGCTCCGACTTGAGCGCCTGACGTTTTCTGCACCGATTCAGTAGTAAAAAAATCAGTGATCGGTGGGGATGTGGAACAGGGTGGCGAGCTTGTGAATCTTCTTCGCCTTGGCGAGCTTGGGCAAGTCGCTGCCGTCGCGCACGCGTGAGCCGTCTTCGCCGAGATCGTCGATGACATTCTGAGCCCAGATCGCGTCGGCTACAGAGGGACTCAGTCCTGCGTTGACGGGGGCAGTCTGCGCGGTGGTCATGCAGAGTTTGCCGGCCATGCCGAGTGACAAGGTGATCGCACAGTCTCGGGCGAGCAGATCCAGATCGGGGCCGAGCGTGGGACCGTCGATCGGCGGAGCGATGCGTGCCGCGCGGCTGGCGATGGTGAGCCGCGAACGCGGGTACGACATCGACGTGGGGGAGTCGTCCATCCCAGTGTCGCGCCGGAAGTCGCCGCTGCCGAATGCGAGACGGAAGATGCCGTCAGTGCGTGCGATCTCGGGCGCAGCCTCGAGTCCCACCGCGGATTCGACGAGAGCAAGAATCTTGGTGCCGTCGGGAAGTCGCTCGGCCGTGGCGTCGGCCTGCTGACCGCTTTCGGTCTTTGCGAGCATGACACCCTCGAGTCCGGGGAGGCCCGCGAGTACGGCCAGATCCTCTTCCCAGAACGGTGTCGTGGCGTCGTTGATCCGAACCCAGGCGTGATTGTGTTCGCTCAGGAATGCGGCGACATCGCGGCGGGCAGCTGGTTTGTTGGGTGCGGTGACGGCATCCTCGAGGTCGAGAATGACGGCGTCGGCCGCACTCGCGAGTGCGGCGTCGAAGGTGTCCGGTTTGGACGCGGGGACGAGGAGCCAGGATCTTGCCTGCTGCGGGGCAATTCGCGAGGTCACAGGTCTCTCCATGTGAGTAGTCACATCAGGGCCTTTCCGGTGATTTCCACGACATCAATGATGCCTGCTGGCCCATCGATCGACCCAATTGCGTAACTAGATTTCAGTCACATCTGCCGCTTCGCTGCGCGCCGGATCTGAATGATGCGAACGCCGCCTGCCAACGCCATGATCAATGCGCCCGCGATGGCGGAAAGCAGGATCGTGATTCCGAGCGGAAAGTCGATCTGCCAGGCGAGGATCTTGACGGAGACGCTCTCGAGGTTCTGCAGGATGAACACCAGCAGTAAGATCAACACGATTGCACCTATGACCAGGCCAACCCAGGTCGTGGCGGCTCTGGTTCGGTCGGTGACCGACGTTCCGGTCGGCACCGGTTCAGGCGCCGGTGTCGGTTCCGGATCGTGTTTTTCCACTGCCTTGTTCTCGTCCACCTTCGGAAGTTCCGGATCGGGGCCGAAACCGTCGGCTGGGCCGTACACGGGGGAATTCGACGGATCCTCTGGTGTGGTTGACATGACATGATCATCACTCAACCTGCGCGAAGTTGCACGGGTAATCCGGCCACAATCGGGTGGCAGTGGGGTAGCACCCCAAAACAATGGGACAATGGTGTAACTATGGCTGCCTCTCTTCCCCTCGTTTTCACTGCACCCAAGCGCGGAATGCCTCCACGGCACCTCGCCGATCTCGATTCCGCCGAGCGCAAAGAAGCGGTGAAAGAGCTCGGCCTTCCGGCTTTCCGGGCCGATCAGCTGGCGCGCCAGTACTACGCGCGGCTCGAAGCCGATCCGGAGAAGATGACCGATCTCCCCGCATCGGTGCGCGAGAAGGTGGGGGAGTCGCTGTTCCCGACCTTGTTGACCCCGATCAAGCACCTCGCGTGCGATTCGGGCGACACTCGCAAGACCCTGTGGAAGGCACATGACGGAACGCTGCTCGAAAGCGTCCTGATGCGTTATCCCGATCGGGCGACACTCTGTATCTCGAGTCAGGCGGGCTGCGGAATGGCCTGCCCGTTCTGTGCGACGGGTCAGGGCGGCCTCGACCGCAACCTCTCGACCGCCGAGATCGTCGATCAGGTTCGCGAGGCAGCGGCCGCCATGCGCGACGGCGAAGTCGCCGGCGGCCCCGGACGCCTCTCGAACGTCGTGTTCATGGGTATGGGCGAGCCTTTGGCGAACTACAAGCGTGTGGTGGCAGCGGTACGACGGATCACCTCGCCTGCACCCGACGGCCTCGGCCTGTCTCAGCGGTCCGTCACGGTCTCGACCGTCGGCCTAGCTCCCGCTATCCGCAAGCTCGCTGACGAAGGCCTGAGCGTCACGCTGGCGGTATCGCTGCACACACCGGACGACGAACTGCGCGACACTCTTGTCCCGGTCAACAATCGCTGGTCAGTGTCGGAGGTACTTCAGGCTGCCCGGTACTACGCAGACAAGACCGGTCGCCGTGTGTCCATCGAGTACGCGATGATCAAGAACGTCAA encodes:
- a CDS encoding multidrug effflux MFS transporter, whose amino-acid sequence is MLCVLALISAIAPLSIDMYLPGLPLMADALDTTAASVQLTLTTFMAGLGIGQLIIGPISDGLGRRRILLAATIITALSGAACAVAPNIEFLIGARLVQGLSGGAAIVLARACIADRARGDDAAKLFSIMMIIGGIAPVVAPLIGGALLGPVGWRGIFWVLAVAGAVMVAGVVLLVPETLPPERRHGGGLKALISNLRYVVRNRHYLGYALAFVFGFGALFAYISASPFVVQNVLGLSPSQFSIAFAVNATGMVTAAMITTRLLGRVGARTLLRFGVCLLLMGGAVLFCTSVVFSSTNTWLILVPLFVAISSIGFIMGNATALAQGEVTNAAGTGSALMGAGQFGLAALVSPLVGIAGEDTAVPMAIAIPTFGVLAAVALVLLTRGTAAAS
- a CDS encoding phosphatidate cytidylyltransferase; its protein translation is MHAQEGTAGGPVTDGPTGGAEGAQPPKSKAGRNLPAAIGVGAGLGALVIGTLIFLPPGWIAVVAIAMFIATWEVTTRLREADIEVPRIPLLVGGQATIWLGWPWGPVGVLSGFTATVLVCMVWRLFDHGLKATPKNFLRDTSITVFVLAWIPLLASFGALMVLEDDGPGRVFVLMIGVVCSDIGGYAAGVLFGKHPMVPAVSPKKSWEGFVGSLIFCVIGSLLSVTLILDANSMIGVLLGVVLVVVATVGDLIESQIKRELGIKDMGTLLPGHGGIMDRLDSLLPSAFVTWLILYALV
- a CDS encoding class I SAM-dependent methyltransferase; translated protein: MRDFFSGRSKPIPSPNIWHWPDVYEVENRAQDVDGSLWAAMGAQVDWSGRDVVDVGCGAGFHLPEFARTARRVVGVEPHAPLVKAARERTCDSASIDVVQGSAESTGLVDASVDLVHARTAYFFGKGCGPGIREAMRILRPGGALLIVDLDVSAGPYGEWMRADLPKYDPAAVEGFFEAQGFSLTRVDARWEFENRDDMRRVLGIEFTEKTAERAFSQVTGLAFSVRYRIHVRSKPRSLELA
- a CDS encoding M23 family metallopeptidase, whose translation is MLRGARRGVVFAVISCCVAVGTASADTRFDWPLAPRPHVERAFDKPAENWLPGHRGVDLGGSAGQSVLAAGDGIVVFAGVVAGKPTVSIDHSGGLRTTYEPVTAVVRTGERVAARSVIGTLETGHEGCAVEACLHWGLRRGREYLDPLGLVRSQPLRLKPLKGG
- a CDS encoding LapA family protein, with the protein product MSTTPEDPSNSPVYGPADGFGPDPELPKVDENKAVEKHDPEPTPAPEPVPTGTSVTDRTRAATTWVGLVIGAIVLILLLVFILQNLESVSVKILAWQIDFPLGITILLSAIAGALIMALAGGVRIIQIRRAAKRQM
- a CDS encoding MinD/ParA family ATP-binding protein; amino-acid sequence: MNRQDVKHLPNSGQPAWLSESPQPAPEPAPTPEPVARLQEVWSTPPPPSSQQQVTNQDLVAEALLKRPKRTPRGGWRRGLHRATGGVVNLGDSTNEQRNRALAARIEQPIRNDYRVALLSLKGGVGKTTVTVGLGATFASLRGDCVVAVDANPDFGTLAQRVPLQTNSTVRDLIAARPDIKSYSDVRVHTSQSSSRLEVLASEQDPAISEAFSEADYRQVIDILQVYYNIILTDCGTGIMHSAMNGVLDLANSLVLVSSPAIDGARSAAATLDWLQLHGYGHLVERTVVVISAARPGSSVIDMDALVDYFMRRCRAVEVIPFDEHLAEGSVMDLELMRPATRRAFMELAAMVADDFADAVGRHAVSEWH
- a CDS encoding HpcH/HpaI aldolase/citrate lyase family protein; amino-acid sequence: MERPVTSRIAPQQARSWLLVPASKPDTFDAALASAADAVILDLEDAVTAPNKPAARRDVAAFLSEHNHAWVRINDATTPFWEEDLAVLAGLPGLEGVMLAKTESGQQADATAERLPDGTKILALVESAVGLEAAPEIARTDGIFRLAFGSGDFRRDTGMDDSPTSMSYPRSRLTIASRAARIAPPIDGPTLGPDLDLLARDCAITLSLGMAGKLCMTTAQTAPVNAGLSPSVADAIWAQNVIDDLGEDGSRVRDGSDLPKLAKAKKIHKLATLFHIPTDH
- the pyrH gene encoding UMP kinase gives rise to the protein MSEPANERPGFKRVLLKLGGEMFGGGKVGLDPDVVTKVAEQIAEVVRSGVQVAVVIGGGNFFRGAELQQRGLDRARSDYMGMLGTVMNCLALQDFLEKAGVDSRVQTAITMGQVAEPYLPLRARRHLEKGRVVIFGAGMGMPYFSTDTTAAQRALEIGAEVVLMAKAVDGVYSADPRLDPDATMYEQITHREVIERELKVADATAFSLCMDNSMPMMVFNLLTEGNIARAVSGEKIGTLIKS
- the rlmN gene encoding 23S rRNA (adenine(2503)-C(2))-methyltransferase RlmN produces the protein MAASLPLVFTAPKRGMPPRHLADLDSAERKEAVKELGLPAFRADQLARQYYARLEADPEKMTDLPASVREKVGESLFPTLLTPIKHLACDSGDTRKTLWKAHDGTLLESVLMRYPDRATLCISSQAGCGMACPFCATGQGGLDRNLSTAEIVDQVREAAAAMRDGEVAGGPGRLSNVVFMGMGEPLANYKRVVAAVRRITSPAPDGLGLSQRSVTVSTVGLAPAIRKLADEGLSVTLAVSLHTPDDELRDTLVPVNNRWSVSEVLQAARYYADKTGRRVSIEYAMIKNVNDQPWRADMLGKKLKKALGGLVHVNLIPLNPTPGSEWDASPKDVEREFVRRVIAQGVSCTVRDTRGQEIAAACGQLAAEN
- the rpsB gene encoding 30S ribosomal protein S2; the encoded protein is MAVVTMKQMLDSGTHFGHQTRRWNPKMKRFILTDRNGIYIIDLQQTLTYIDKAYEFVKETVAHGGTVLFVGTKKQAQESIASEATRVGMPYVNQRWLGGMLTNFTTVHKRLLRLKELEAMEQTGGFEGRTKKEILMLTREMTKLDRTLGGIRDMAKVPSAVWIVDTNKEHLAVAEARKLNIPVIAILDTNCDPDLVDYPIPGNDDAIRSAALLTKVVASAVAEGVQARAGLSADKDAKPEAGAGEPLAEWEQELLSQAAPAAEAEAAPAAEAEAAPAAEAPATEA
- the tsf gene encoding translation elongation factor Ts, which translates into the protein MANYTAADVKRLRELTGSGMMACKNALADADGDFDKAVEQLRIKGAKDVGKRAERTTAEGLVVAKDGVMIEINCETDFVAKNDEFIKLADEIVTVAAAGKPADLDALKALELDGKTIDTVIAEQSAKIGEKLELSRVASFDGPVAVYLHKRSSDLPPAVGVLVEYTGEGDAAAEAARGAAMQVAALKAKYVTRDEVPEEIVASERHIAEETARAEGKPEQALPKIIEGRVNGYFKDVVLTEQSSVTDSKKTVKAILDDAGVTIKRFVRFEVGASA
- the frr gene encoding ribosome recycling factor, with protein sequence MIDEALFEAEEKMEKAVTVAKDDLGSVRTGRANPGMFSRIVIDYYGSITPITQLASINVPEARMVIVKPYEASQLNAIETAIRNSDLGVNPSNDGSIIRISVPQLTEERRRELVKQAKSKGEDSKVTLRNIRRKAMDELGRIQKDGEAGEDEVGRAEKELDKTTAKYVHTVEELVKHKEAELMEV
- a CDS encoding tyrosine recombinase XerC, whose product is MTDALPASLSVHLDAYAEHLRLSRGRSEHTIRAYVGDARALLTHFSAGSENADLDRLDLSVMRSWLAAQNAVGTARTTVARRASSARGFTAWLAQTGRISVDPGTRLAAPPARRTLPTVLRQSQALDAMDAAESGAQQQEPLALRDRLIVELLYSTGIRVGELCGLDVESVDADRRLLRVLGKGNKERSVPYGLPAESALNGWLEHGRPALCSDRSGRALLLGVRGGRLDQRQARSVVHETMAAIPGAPDMGPHGLRHSAATHLLEGGADLRVVQELLGHASLATTQLYTHVSVERLRSVHDQAHPRA